TTTCTCGCGCAGAATCTGAACCTCAATACCGGCCTCGCCAAGTGCACCTGCGCGCCGTGCAAACTCCGAAGGAGTCAGCACGTTCGCTGGTTCATTGACGAGAGAGCGAGCCAGCTCTACGCCTTCGGCGACGGCCGATTCGCGGGAGTATGCAACCTGGTCAGCATCAACTGATCGTGTCAACAGGGTCACCCAGCGTTGCTCAGGTCGCTGGGGCTCCGGCTTGTGTGTTCGGTAGATATCGAAGCTATAGCTGCCGAGGCGGAAGCCCAATGCCAGTTCTGCAGCTGCATTGGTTGGGTAGTGACTGCTTTGTGGGAACTCTACAACGATCAGGAACCGCGCGGCATAACCGGCCACTGCCGCTGCCCGACCGCCCAGTTCGACTGGATCGAGCGTGCCGTCACCAACGCCTATAAAAATCACACGGCGGCTGTTGATTATGAGCCTCATGCTCTCGTCGGCCTTGCCGCGAAACCCTTCTTCAGCAGCGGCTCGTATCAGCAACGTCGAGTCTAGGTCGCGGAGTAATTGAGTGCTGACCGGCCCAAAAGTCAGCGCAGCCCCCACAAACACGATTAGCGTCGCCTCAGGCTCAGCATTCCAGCCGGCCGGGCTGAGATCGGTGAAAGAAATGGTCAGTGATCCAGACATGGTGATGCCTACAGAATAGGAATATTAGGTATGACAGTCTTGGGGCTGTTCATCGTCAGAGGGGGAAGTGACACGCCACCTGTCGACCTTCGTCAAGACTGCTCAACAACGGACGCTCGACTCGGCAGCGATCGCGTACGGCGGGACAGCGTGGATGGAAATGACACCCTGCGGGCGGATTGGCCGGGCTGGGAATTTCACCCTTCAGCACGATGCGTCCGGCGGCCTCGGTATTTCTGAACCGGGGCAAGGGAATCGCAGATAGCAACGCGCGGGTATAAGGATGTGCAGGGCGCTGAAACAGCCTATCCGTTGGGCCAATCTCCACAATCGCTCCGAGGTACATAACAGCGGTGCGTTCCGAGACGTGCCGTACCACGCTCAAGTCATGGGCAATAAATAGGGTGGTCAATTCGAGCTGCTGGCGCAGGTCGTCGAACAGGTTGACGATTTGCGCCTGTACCGACACATCCAACGCAGAGACAGGTTCGTCAGCAATGATCAATTTGGGCCGCAGGGCGAGCGCGCGGGCAATCCCTATGCGTTGTCGCTGCCCACCGGAAAACTCATGGGGGTATCGATCAAGAAAAGACATCGGCAAGCTGACGAGGTCCATCAACTCTTGCAAGCGACGGGCAATCCCGGCTTTATCCGCAACCTTATGTACCCGTAGCGGCTCGGCCAACAGGTCGCCAACACGGCGCCGAGGGTTGAGTGAGGCTGCCGGGTCCTGAAAAATCATTTGCATATGCTTTCGCAACGGTCGTAATTGACGCTGTGAAAGCGGCGCAACGTCGATGCCGTTCAGCATGATGCGCCCGCAGGTCGGTTCGTACAGACGCATCAGGCAGCGCCCCAGCGTGGATTTTCCACAACCGGACTCACCCACAACTCCAAGGGTTTCTCCAGGGAATACTTCAAAGGAAACGTTGTTCACGGCTTGCACAATCTGCCGCTTGGCCATGGCAAAGGTCTTGCTCAGATGCTCGACGCGAAGCAGCGGCTCGACGTTATTCATGGAAGACGAGGCATGTGGTGCTTTCATAAAGAGGCATCCAGGTTGACCAGCGGTTGAGGGCGCAAAGCGCCTCGTTCGTTGCTTCTTAGCCAACACAAGGCTTCGTGCGAGTGCTCAGCCTGGCGAGGAGGCGGCTCTGCGCAGGATGGGCGGCATGCATGACAGCGTGGTCCGAAGACGCAACCTGAAGGACGGTTGTCCGGTTGTGGGGGAGAGCCGGGGATCGTGATAAGCCGATCCGGACGCGGACCTGTCAATGGGGGTATTGAGTCCAGCAGGCCCCAGGTGTAGGGGTGCCAGGCATCATCAAAAATAGACTGGCACGACGCCTGCTCTACAATGCTGCCCGCATACATGACCAGCACGCGGTCCGCTATTTCAGCGACAACGCCCATATCGTGGGTGATCAGCACGATGGAGGAGCCGAAATCGCGCCTCAGTCGTCGCAAAAGATCCAGCACTTGAGCCTGGACGGTCACATCCAGAGCGGTAGTGGGCTCATCTGCAATCAGCAAGGCCGGGTTGCACGAAAGCGCCATGGCTATGACCGCACGCTGGCGCATGCCGCCTGAGAGTTGATGGGGATACTGCTCGGCTATTGCGCGAGGATTGGCAATGCCCACCTCACCCAGCAGTTCAACAGCGCGGTTCCAGGCAACGCGCCTCGACACACTGGTGTGGTTTTGAATCTGTTCGATTATTTGTTGGCCAATGGTGTGTACCGGTGTCAGTGCCGTCATCGGGTCCTGAGATACCAGAGCAATCTGGCGTCCTCTGATCTGATGGAGCGATTGTCTGGAGGCGCGGAGAATATCTTGACCTTTGAACAGCGCGGTTCCTTCAACGGTGGACGAGCGTGGGTCGAGCAGCCCCAGCATGCTCAGCAGCGCCACCGTCTTGCCGGAACCGGACTCCCCTACGATGCACAGCGTTTCCTGCTCATTCACTTGGAACGAAATTTTGTTGATGATCTCCACCGGACCTTTACGGCTGGCAAAGGACACGCACAGATCACGCACATCCAACAACACAGAGGTCATTTCAATGGTTCCTTACGCGAGGGTCGAGCCACGCATAGGTCATATCGACCAACGCATTGGCCAGCACTACGAAGAATGAGGCGTACATGACGCTTGCCATGATCACAGGCAGGTCCAGGTTCTGCAGGGAGTCGTAGGTAAGTTTCCCAACACCATTGAGGCCAAAGATCACCTCAGTCATGAGTGCGCCGCCACCCACCAGCGCGCCGAAGTCCAGGCCAAACATGGTGACGAAGGGGACAAGCGACATTCGCAAGGCGTGATGGAGTAATACGCGGGTTTCCGACAGGCCTTTTGCCCTCGCGGTGCGTATGTAGTCTTCTTGATAGATTTCGACGATATTCGCCCGCAGCACTCGCCCATATAGGCCGATAAACCCCAACGCCAACGTGAGCCAGGGCAATAGCAGAACCTTGAACCAGCCGATCGGATCCTCCAATAGCGGCACATAACCAAGGGCCGGTACCCAGGAAAAAAGCCATGTCTCGTGCAGCCGATTCTGCGAAAGCAAATTGGTCATTTCGCCGAGCCAGAACACCGGAATGGCCACTCCGGTAAGCGAAAAAATCATCAGCAGACGGTCGACGGGGCCGTGGCGAAAAGCAGCGGCGACGATGCCCACAATGAGCCCCCCGATCACCCAAAAAAACGCTGCACCGAATACCAGAGAAAGCGTTACTGGCGTGGCTTCAGTGATTGCGGGCACTACCTTAAGGCCGCGATTGACGAATGACACCAGATCCTGGGTGACGAAGAGTTTTTTCATCATCACCACGTATTGCACCGGCAGAGGTTGATCCAGGCCGAAGTCAACGCGTACTGCGGCGAGCGTTTCCGGGGTGGCATTTTTGCCCGCTATGCGCGCCGCCGGATCGGAGCCCGGCGTGGCGAAGAAAATTGCAAATACCAGGATACTGATGCCCAGCATCACAAACAGCATCTGGAGAAGGCGTTGGAATAGGATGGCTGGCATGCTGGCCTCAAGGTCTCAATTTAGCGCGTGGATCAAATGCGTCACGTACGCCATCGCCCAGAATGTTGAGTGCCACAATGGTGACGATTATCGCCAGCCCTGGGGCGGTGGATACCCATGGACGGCTGTAGAGCAGGCTTTGGCCGTCACGGATGATCGTGCCCCAGCTCGCACCGGGGGATTGAACGCCAAGGGACAGGAAAGACAATGAGGTTTCCGTGGCGATGCTCAGCGCCATGATCAGGGGCACAAACACAATTAATGTGGTGATCACGTTGGGCAGGATGTCCCGCAGCAGGATGCGCCAAGGGGGCACACCGAGGCCAATGGCTGCGAGCACGAATTCGCTTTTTCGGAGGGCGAGCACCTGTCCCCGAATGGGCCGGGCCACGTACGGCACATAGATGATTCCAATGATCATGATCGGAATGACCAGGCTGCCGGAACTGATAACAAAAGGCCCAAGTTGGATGTGCGTTGTCAGCAGCACGATGGAGAGGCAGATCGCAAGCAGATAGATCGGAAACGCCCATAGCACATCCAGTGTGCGGGACAGTATCTGGTCAACCCAGCCTCCAAAAAAGCCTGCGCATATACCCAAGACTGCAGCCAGTACCAGCGTGATCAGGGTCGAGACGCCCCCAATGAGCAGCGTCGCTTGCCCGCCATACAACAAACGTGACATCACATCACGACCTTGCTCGTCGGATCCCAAAAAGTACGCATTGAAATGCCAGGTCGGACCGATTGGAATTACGCCAATGCCCAACCCCTCCATATTGGGTGCGAGTACAGAAATGCGTTCGCCATCGAGTGTGATCGCTCCATCCAGGTTGGAACTGAATGCGTCCACTCCCACAACCCGTTCGGCATATATCGGCGCCAATAGTGAAGCGCCGATTACCATCAGTAACACGGTTGCAGCGACTATCGCCAAGCGGTCGCGCCAGAGCTTCTGCATGGCCTGGATCCAGGGGCCAGGTGCAGGTGGGCTCGTCAACTCCGTCAGGACGGGCAGCGCGGACAAGATGCCAGGTTGGGCTGCGGCATGGTGTTCCTGTGCTGGACACGTGCGCGCCTGCTCGGGTGGCCTGCTCATTTTATTGCACCCACGCCAGCGTGTAAGCCCAGGCGTTCGTCGCCGTATAGAACTGGAAATTACCCAAGCGCTTGGAGACTAGTGTCACTTGTTTCGGGTTGAAGAGGGGGATCAAGGGGGCTTGCTGCATCGCCTCCCGATCAATCGCGGACCAAAGCTCGCCGGCCGCTGCTGGGTCAGTGCTGCCAAGCAGCAATGCCTTATCAATACTGGCCTGCAAGGCTTTATCGCAGAAACCGGACATATTGGGCGACGAATCAGACCCCGGACGGAAGGACTTGCACCCAAGCAGTACATTCAGGAAGTCGCTGGCAGCGGGATAGTCGCCATACCACTGAGTGACAGACATCTGGACTTTATTGGAAGAGTTCTGAATGTAACCGTATTGGATATTTGCCGATAAAGATTTGACGCTGGCGTTGTAGCCGATGGCGTTGAGAGTGCTCTGCAGATAGGCACCGACGTTGCGAGAGATATCGCCGTCATCAATCACCAGCGTGACTGCCTGACCTTTGGTTCCCGACTCTTCAACCAGCTGTTTTGCCCGTTCCAGGTCTGGTGCGGACCATTGGCTGCCAGGGGTTTTGCCGTAGAGACAAAAGAGCTTATGCCCTTGCACGCCTGGTGGAAGCACTTGGCAAGTAGGGCTGGCGAGGTTACGTCCCCCGAAAAAATTGATCAGCGCTTTGCGATCGATGGCATACGCCAGGGCCTGACGTGCCTTGGGCGAATCAAACGGTGCCAGGTTGACGTTAAGTGGCAGGTACCACAACGCCAACTGCGGATCGAGGTGAACCTGGCTTGAGAACTTCGTACCGATTTCCGCCAGGCGAGTTACTGGCGGCTGGTCAAACATTACATCGGCCTGGTCATTGGTGACGGCGTTGATCTGGGCATCAGCCGTCATGCCAAAGTGTAGTTCAAAGCGGTCAGCGTAGCCGTCCGGCTGAGCCTCTGCGCTCCACTCTTTGAAATGGGGATTACGAACCCATACAAGCGACTGGTTCGGGTCGTAGCTCTGGAACGTATAAGGACCTGTTCCGGGTATTGGCTCAATCCCTGCATCGCGTGGAGCGGTCTGCGCCGGCAGGATCGAAGCGTGGGGCATCGAAAGCTTGTGAAGGAATTCGGCATCTGGCGCGGTGAGGTTGATCGTAATGATGCGGTTCGCTTTGTCCGCTACGACTCCGCCATCAAGGGTGCAACCGGCGGCGTTTGCAAGACAGGCGTCAGCGCCGACGATCCCGTTGAACCATGTGCCAGAGGTTGGGCTCGACACTTTGAAAATGCGTCGCAACGATGCCACGACGTCATCAGTGGTGAGCGGCTGCCCATTGGAGAACGTTATTCCGTCACGCAATTTGAGCGTATAGGTTTTGCCTTCATTCGTTACAGTGGGCATTTGCTCGGCGAGGTCGGGGACCACGTTCAAACTCTCGACACCGCCTGCCTTTTTGAAGGTCACAAGACCATCGTAAACACCCGAATAGTAATTGTTGTAGAGCGGGGCATAGTTGATTTGAGGGTCGAGCGTGCCGCCCGCCGACTTGGCGATTAGTCGTACCGTTCCGCCGCGGTGCGCTTTCATCAGGGCGTCCCGACTTTGATCCGCCTGCGAGAGGCTTGGCAGGAGACCGAGCGCCATGAGTGCGACGGTCAAGGAATATAGAACTTTGGTGTTTCGCGCCATCTATCTCGTCCTCATGCCAACACTTGCGAGGCGGCTATTGCTGATTTCACTATAGGTAATCAGTAGCCAGTCGTTTCACGGAACATAGGGCGATACCGTGTAGATGTGAAATTTCTTTTGTTGTAGATCAAAATAAAAATTGCTTATGATGAAGAATGCTCAAATATGCCCATAGTTTCTGTGTCCTTGCTCAAGAGCTGCACTTCAGCAGGGCCGCTTCACGTCTGCACCTCACGCAACCGGCGTTATCCCACCAGATTAAGAAGCTGGAGGAGGAAATTGGCTGCACGCTTTTAATCAGATCGCCGCAAAAAGTGATGCTCACTGAGGCTGGCCTCATTCTGGCCAGGGAGCTGAGCGTCGCGCTGAACCAGATGAACAATGCTGTCCAGCAAGCTCAGGATGCAGAGCGTGGCGATGCAGGCGCTTTGGCAATTGGTTATTGCGAACTGCCGGAAGCCGGGCGTATGTCACTGATCATCCGGCGCTATACGACGATGTATCCGGGTGTCGACGTGACGCTACGCAAACTTTCCACCAACGATCAGGTTTCCGCGCTTACCACGGGTTCCATTGATATCGCGTTTCTTCACCCCCCCGTGAACGCTGTGCAATTGGTGATGCGGCCCGCTGGCGATGAGTGGATGGTGGCGGTGCTGCATGCCAATCATGTATTGGCTGACCGTCCGACGTTGCGATTGGCACACCTTAAAACTGAACGTTTGATTGTGTGTGCCGAAGAAACCGGAGCTTTTATGTACAATTCCATATTGGCTGCCTGCGGCAGTGCGGGATTTCAGCCGAGGCTGCGTGAAGAAAAAACCAGTTGGCATACAATGCTTGACATGGCGGCCTCAGCCTTAGGAGTCGCTTTTGTTCCCCACTCTATGAAAGGTTTGG
The sequence above is a segment of the Pseudomonas sp. R76 genome. Coding sequences within it:
- a CDS encoding ABC transporter ATP-binding protein is translated as MKAPHASSSMNNVEPLLRVEHLSKTFAMAKRQIVQAVNNVSFEVFPGETLGVVGESGCGKSTLGRCLMRLYEPTCGRIMLNGIDVAPLSQRQLRPLRKHMQMIFQDPAASLNPRRRVGDLLAEPLRVHKVADKAGIARRLQELMDLVSLPMSFLDRYPHEFSGGQRQRIGIARALALRPKLIIADEPVSALDVSVQAQIVNLFDDLRQQLELTTLFIAHDLSVVRHVSERTAVMYLGAIVEIGPTDRLFQRPAHPYTRALLSAIPLPRFRNTEAAGRIVLKGEIPSPANPPAGCHFHPRCPAVRDRCRVERPLLSSLDEGRQVACHFPL
- a CDS encoding ABC transporter ATP-binding protein, coding for MTSVLLDVRDLCVSFASRKGPVEIINKISFQVNEQETLCIVGESGSGKTVALLSMLGLLDPRSSTVEGTALFKGQDILRASRQSLHQIRGRQIALVSQDPMTALTPVHTIGQQIIEQIQNHTSVSRRVAWNRAVELLGEVGIANPRAIAEQYPHQLSGGMRQRAVIAMALSCNPALLIADEPTTALDVTVQAQVLDLLRRLRRDFGSSIVLITHDMGVVAEIADRVLVMYAGSIVEQASCQSIFDDAWHPYTWGLLDSIPPLTGPRPDRLITIPGSPPQPDNRPSGCVFGPRCHACRPSCAEPPPRQAEHSHEALCWLRSNERGALRPQPLVNLDASL
- a CDS encoding ABC transporter permease encodes the protein MPAILFQRLLQMLFVMLGISILVFAIFFATPGSDPAARIAGKNATPETLAAVRVDFGLDQPLPVQYVVMMKKLFVTQDLVSFVNRGLKVVPAITEATPVTLSLVFGAAFFWVIGGLIVGIVAAAFRHGPVDRLLMIFSLTGVAIPVFWLGEMTNLLSQNRLHETWLFSWVPALGYVPLLEDPIGWFKVLLLPWLTLALGFIGLYGRVLRANIVEIYQEDYIRTARAKGLSETRVLLHHALRMSLVPFVTMFGLDFGALVGGGALMTEVIFGLNGVGKLTYDSLQNLDLPVIMASVMYASFFVVLANALVDMTYAWLDPRVRNH
- a CDS encoding ABC transporter permease, whose protein sequence is MQKLWRDRLAIVAATVLLMVIGASLLAPIYAERVVGVDAFSSNLDGAITLDGERISVLAPNMEGLGIGVIPIGPTWHFNAYFLGSDEQGRDVMSRLLYGGQATLLIGGVSTLITLVLAAVLGICAGFFGGWVDQILSRTLDVLWAFPIYLLAICLSIVLLTTHIQLGPFVISSGSLVIPIMIIGIIYVPYVARPIRGQVLALRKSEFVLAAIGLGVPPWRILLRDILPNVITTLIVFVPLIMALSIATETSLSFLSLGVQSPGASWGTIIRDGQSLLYSRPWVSTAPGLAIIVTIVALNILGDGVRDAFDPRAKLRP
- a CDS encoding ABC transporter substrate-binding protein, translated to MARNTKVLYSLTVALMALGLLPSLSQADQSRDALMKAHRGGTVRLIAKSAGGTLDPQINYAPLYNNYYSGVYDGLVTFKKAGGVESLNVVPDLAEQMPTVTNEGKTYTLKLRDGITFSNGQPLTTDDVVASLRRIFKVSSPTSGTWFNGIVGADACLANAAGCTLDGGVVADKANRIITINLTAPDAEFLHKLSMPHASILPAQTAPRDAGIEPIPGTGPYTFQSYDPNQSLVWVRNPHFKEWSAEAQPDGYADRFELHFGMTADAQINAVTNDQADVMFDQPPVTRLAEIGTKFSSQVHLDPQLALWYLPLNVNLAPFDSPKARQALAYAIDRKALINFFGGRNLASPTCQVLPPGVQGHKLFCLYGKTPGSQWSAPDLERAKQLVEESGTKGQAVTLVIDDGDISRNVGAYLQSTLNAIGYNASVKSLSANIQYGYIQNSSNKVQMSVTQWYGDYPAASDFLNVLLGCKSFRPGSDSSPNMSGFCDKALQASIDKALLLGSTDPAAAGELWSAIDREAMQQAPLIPLFNPKQVTLVSKRLGNFQFYTATNAWAYTLAWVQ
- a CDS encoding LysR family transcriptional regulator, translated to MLKYAHSFCVLAQELHFSRAASRLHLTQPALSHQIKKLEEEIGCTLLIRSPQKVMLTEAGLILARELSVALNQMNNAVQQAQDAERGDAGALAIGYCELPEAGRMSLIIRRYTTMYPGVDVTLRKLSTNDQVSALTTGSIDIAFLHPPVNAVQLVMRPAGDEWMVAVLHANHVLADRPTLRLAHLKTERLIVCAEETGAFMYNSILAACGSAGFQPRLREEKTSWHTMLDMAASALGVAFVPHSMKGLGNANLVFRVVDDLNVKLETAIATGAEPIRPAVSRFLEVARECLAK